A genome region from Sphingobacteriaceae bacterium GW460-11-11-14-LB5 includes the following:
- a CDS encoding glycoside hydrolase, whose amino-acid sequence MKHISGRLCRIKVALACLILSSASAAIAQQKQSLPVIQQVKFKKDTTSIVRFGAKGDGITLNTQSINKTIASVSQKGGGVVLIPSGLWLTGPIELKSNVNLHLKRDAILQFTDDFNQYKLVQGNWEGQPAWRNQSPISGVNLENIAITGTGIIDGNGGAWRMVKKDKLTETQWKTLVASGGIVKADGKMWYPSEKTLKGSNTKNAGVIEAGKTAADYEDIKDFLRPNLLVLTGCKKILLEGVTFQNSPAWNLHPLLCEDLTLRNLQVKNPWFAQNGDGVDVESCKNVLIEGSTFDVGDDGICIKSGRDEAGRKRGVPTENVIIRNNVVYHAHGGFVIGSEMSGGAKNIWVYDCSFIGTDIGLRFKTTRGRGGVVENIYINNINMIDIPGEAILFDMYYAAVDPVPLAGEKREAIKTVMVPVTEATPQFRNFYIKDVVANGAEKAIFFRGLPEMNIKDIHLENVTIKANKGIEIIEAAGIFLKNINVITENTSPVVMIQNGSNINISNLKYPENSKVLFDVSGEKTKGVKISGTDVSKAKMATLLGTEVDKKALEISK is encoded by the coding sequence ATGAAACATATTTCAGGTCGTTTATGCCGTATTAAGGTAGCTCTGGCATGCTTAATTCTATCTTCTGCAAGTGCTGCTATCGCGCAACAAAAGCAATCCTTACCCGTTATTCAGCAGGTTAAATTTAAAAAAGATACCACGAGCATTGTTCGCTTCGGAGCAAAAGGCGATGGGATCACCTTAAATACACAGAGTATTAATAAAACCATAGCAAGCGTGAGTCAGAAAGGTGGTGGTGTGGTTTTAATTCCCTCTGGTTTATGGTTAACCGGCCCTATCGAGTTAAAAAGTAATGTCAACCTGCACTTAAAACGTGATGCTATTCTTCAGTTTACCGACGATTTTAATCAATACAAATTGGTACAGGGCAATTGGGAAGGTCAGCCAGCCTGGAGAAACCAGAGTCCGATTTCAGGTGTTAACCTCGAAAATATAGCCATTACCGGAACCGGGATTATCGACGGGAACGGAGGTGCCTGGCGCATGGTTAAAAAAGATAAACTCACCGAAACACAGTGGAAAACTTTGGTGGCCTCAGGTGGCATCGTTAAGGCTGATGGAAAAATGTGGTACCCATCTGAGAAAACCCTTAAAGGTTCGAATACTAAAAATGCAGGCGTAATCGAAGCGGGTAAAACAGCGGCAGATTATGAAGATATCAAAGATTTCCTTCGTCCGAATTTGCTGGTGTTAACGGGCTGCAAAAAAATTCTTTTAGAAGGCGTTACTTTTCAAAATTCACCAGCATGGAATTTACACCCTTTACTTTGTGAGGATTTGACCTTAAGAAACTTACAGGTAAAAAATCCCTGGTTTGCACAAAATGGCGATGGCGTTGATGTAGAATCGTGCAAAAACGTATTAATTGAAGGTAGCACTTTTGATGTGGGTGATGACGGGATTTGCATTAAATCGGGAAGGGATGAAGCGGGCCGCAAACGTGGCGTGCCTACAGAAAATGTAATTATTCGCAATAATGTGGTTTACCATGCCCATGGCGGTTTTGTAATAGGCAGCGAAATGAGTGGTGGTGCAAAAAACATCTGGGTGTACGATTGCTCTTTTATTGGTACTGATATCGGCCTGCGTTTTAAAACTACCCGTGGCCGTGGTGGTGTGGTCGAAAATATTTACATCAACAACATCAATATGATCGATATTCCTGGTGAAGCCATTCTGTTCGACATGTATTACGCTGCGGTTGACCCGGTTCCTTTGGCGGGCGAAAAACGTGAAGCCATTAAAACGGTAATGGTTCCGGTAACTGAAGCTACGCCCCAGTTCAGAAACTTTTACATCAAAGATGTGGTAGCCAATGGTGCTGAAAAAGCCATATTTTTTAGGGGTCTCCCAGAAATGAACATCAAAGATATCCACCTGGAAAATGTAACCATAAAAGCAAACAAAGGCATTGAAATTATTGAGGCTGCTGGAATTTTCCTTAAAAACATAAACGTAATTACCGAAAATACCAGTCCGGTTGTCATGATCCAGAACGGATCGAACATCAACATCAGCAATTTAAAATACCCTGAAAACAGCAAGGTGTTGTTTGATGTAAGCGGCGAAAAGACAAAAGGTGTAAAAATTAGTGGAACAGATGTTTCTAAAGCGAAAATGGCTACACTTTTAGGTACTGAAGTAGATAAAAAAGCACTGGAAATTTCAAAATAA
- a CDS encoding glucuronate isomerase: MKPFLDENFLLQSKTAEKLYHNFAKSLPIIDYHNHLIPEQIANNTQFANISQVWLAGDHYKWRAMRANGVDEKYITGVGSDYEKFEKWAETVPYTLRNPLYHWTHLELQRYFGITDLLSGKTAQKIFDECSAKLQTPEYSVRGLLAKMNVEAVCTTDDPLDSLNFHQQLAREGANLKMLPAFRPDKAMNSDDIEGLNEYIDKLESVADKTISNFQDYIDALKSRHDYFAANGCSVSDHGLEQIYAEDYTEAEIASIFDKIRSKQHISYEENLKFKSAMLVYFAEWDHEKGWVQQYHLGALRNNNARMLRQLGPDTGWDSIGDFSQARMLSKFLNRLDNQDKLAKTIIYNLNPADNELIATMIGNFNDGSVAGKVQFGSAWWFLDQKDGMIKQLNALSNMGLVSRLVGMLTDSRSFLSFPRHEYFRRIVCNLFGEDIENGELPNDLEWVGKIVQDISYFNAKNYFKF; this comes from the coding sequence ATGAAACCTTTTTTAGACGAAAATTTTCTTTTGCAAAGCAAAACTGCTGAAAAGCTTTACCACAATTTTGCAAAGTCATTGCCGATTATCGATTACCATAATCACCTTATTCCAGAGCAGATTGCCAATAATACACAGTTTGCCAATATCAGTCAGGTTTGGCTTGCCGGCGATCATTATAAATGGAGAGCCATGCGTGCCAATGGTGTTGATGAAAAATACATTACTGGCGTTGGATCTGATTATGAGAAATTTGAGAAATGGGCAGAAACTGTTCCATATACCCTGCGTAACCCATTATACCACTGGACACATTTAGAGCTTCAGCGTTATTTTGGTATAACCGATTTACTTTCTGGCAAAACGGCACAGAAAATTTTCGATGAATGTTCTGCAAAACTACAAACCCCCGAATATTCGGTGCGCGGTTTATTAGCCAAAATGAATGTTGAAGCCGTTTGTACTACCGATGATCCGCTGGATAGTTTAAACTTCCACCAGCAACTGGCAAGAGAAGGTGCCAACCTTAAAATGTTGCCGGCCTTCCGTCCGGATAAAGCGATGAACAGTGATGATATTGAAGGTTTAAACGAATATATCGACAAATTAGAAAGTGTTGCTGATAAAACCATCAGTAACTTTCAGGATTATATCGACGCCTTAAAAAGCCGCCACGATTATTTTGCGGCAAATGGCTGTTCGGTTTCTGACCATGGTTTGGAACAGATTTACGCTGAAGATTATACTGAAGCTGAAATTGCATCGATCTTCGATAAAATCCGCAGCAAACAGCATATTTCTTACGAGGAAAACCTGAAATTTAAATCGGCCATGCTGGTTTATTTTGCAGAGTGGGACCATGAAAAAGGCTGGGTACAGCAATATCACCTGGGTGCCTTACGGAATAACAATGCCCGGATGTTAAGGCAATTGGGGCCGGATACGGGCTGGGATTCGATCGGCGATTTTAGTCAGGCGAGAATGCTTTCTAAATTCTTAAACCGCTTAGATAATCAGGATAAACTGGCTAAAACCATTATCTATAACCTTAATCCTGCCGATAACGAATTAATTGCAACCATGATCGGAAACTTTAACGATGGTTCGGTTGCAGGTAAAGTCCAGTTTGGTTCGGCCTGGTGGTTTTTAGATCAAAAAGATGGTATGATTAAACAGTTAAATGCACTATCGAACATGGGGCTTGTAAGCCGACTGGTAGGTATGCTTACCGATTCGCGCAGTTTCCTTTCTTTTCCCCGTCACGAATATTTCAGAAGGATTGTTTGTAACCTCTTTGGAGAAGACATTGAGAATGGCGAATTACCTAACGACTTGGAGTGGGTTGGCAAAATTGTGCAGGATATTTCGTACTTTAACGCAAAAAATTACTTTAAATTTTAA
- a CDS encoding altronate hydrolase: MVTRILKIHPNDNVLVALQNLAKGETVIYDGHEYILQDDIQAKHKFFMQDMNAGDHIIMYGVLVGKAQHFILKGGLMDTENTKHASDPYEFRPYHYEWHAPDVSKFEGRTFNGYIRSDGRVGTANYWLFIPTVFCENRNLDVIREALHNELGYAVTDKYKSYAHQLVEAYKNGEILAEADPSSIGLANPSANRVFKNVDGIKFLNHQGGCGGTRQDAAVLSKLLAAYADHPNVAGVTVLSLGCQNLQVKDFMDDLKHRSPNFDKPLFVFEQQQSQSEEQLVKEAIRKTFIGLTEINKIERQPAPLSKLVLGVKCGGSDGFSGISANPAVGYTSDLLVALGGTVLLAEFPELCGAEQQLIDRTKDETAARKFIQLMTAYNQSAENVGSGFFMNPSPGNIKDGLITDAIKSTGAAKKGGTSPVEDVLDYTEPATKPGLNLVCTPGNDVEATTGKAASGATLILFTTGLGTPTGNPVCPTIKVSTNNALTKRMGDIIDINCGPVIEGEKTIEQMGEDILEYCIKAASGEVIPKAVLLNQDDFIPWKRGVSL; this comes from the coding sequence ATGGTTACTAGAATTTTAAAAATCCATCCTAACGATAATGTACTTGTTGCCTTGCAAAACCTGGCAAAAGGCGAAACCGTTATTTACGATGGGCACGAATATATTTTACAGGATGATATCCAGGCTAAGCATAAGTTTTTTATGCAGGATATGAATGCAGGCGATCACATCATTATGTATGGTGTATTGGTGGGTAAAGCGCAGCATTTCATCCTAAAAGGTGGCTTAATGGATACCGAAAACACGAAACATGCTTCTGATCCATATGAGTTCAGGCCATACCATTACGAATGGCATGCACCGGATGTTTCTAAATTTGAAGGCCGGACCTTTAACGGTTATATCCGTAGTGACGGGCGTGTAGGAACCGCAAATTATTGGTTGTTTATTCCGACTGTATTTTGCGAAAACCGCAACCTGGATGTGATCCGTGAGGCTTTGCACAATGAATTGGGTTATGCGGTAACCGATAAATACAAGTCTTACGCCCACCAACTGGTTGAAGCGTATAAAAATGGCGAAATCTTAGCAGAGGCCGATCCAAGTTCTATCGGACTGGCGAATCCATCGGCCAACCGTGTTTTTAAAAATGTTGATGGCATTAAATTCTTAAACCATCAGGGTGGCTGCGGTGGTACCCGTCAGGATGCCGCTGTGCTGAGTAAATTATTGGCTGCCTATGCCGATCACCCTAACGTAGCAGGTGTAACTGTTTTAAGCTTAGGCTGCCAGAACCTGCAGGTTAAAGATTTTATGGACGATTTAAAACACCGCAGTCCGAATTTTGATAAACCTTTATTCGTTTTTGAGCAGCAACAATCGCAGAGCGAAGAACAATTGGTGAAAGAAGCCATCAGGAAAACCTTTATTGGTTTAACCGAAATCAATAAAATCGAACGTCAGCCAGCCCCTTTGAGCAAACTGGTTTTGGGTGTTAAATGTGGTGGTAGTGATGGGTTCAGTGGAATTAGTGCTAATCCGGCAGTAGGTTATACTTCTGATTTATTGGTGGCTTTAGGCGGTACTGTACTTCTTGCTGAGTTCCCTGAGCTTTGCGGCGCAGAACAACAGTTAATCGACCGTACCAAAGATGAAACTGCGGCACGTAAGTTCATCCAGTTGATGACCGCTTACAATCAATCGGCAGAAAATGTGGGCTCTGGATTTTTCATGAATCCATCACCTGGAAATATAAAAGATGGTTTGATTACCGATGCCATTAAAAGTACCGGAGCAGCAAAAAAAGGCGGAACTTCGCCGGTTGAGGATGTTTTAGATTATACCGAGCCAGCAACAAAACCTGGATTAAACTTAGTGTGTACCCCAGGAAATGATGTGGAGGCTACTACCGGAAAAGCAGCGTCTGGAGCAACCTTAATTTTGTTTACCACAGGTTTGGGCACACCTACCGGAAACCCGGTTTGTCCAACCATCAAAGTTTCAACCAATAATGCTTTAACCAAACGCATGGGCGATATCATCGATATCAACTGCGGACCGGTAATTGAAGGCGAAAAAACCATCGAACAAATGGGAGAAGACATCCTGGAATATTGTATTAAAGCGGCCAGTGGCGAAGTAATTCCTAAAGCGGTGCTGCTTAATCAGGATGATTTTATTCCATGGAAACGGGGGGTTAGTCTTTAA
- a CDS encoding pectate lyase, whose translation MKIKIWLTLVCSSFMLSCYAQQPTDSTADKMLVYQLGNGGWPKQLEDKSVVNYGATLTPELLARIKATKDLHATFDNKATSREVLYLVQAYKKTQNKAYLTAAEKGLDYILVAQYANGGWPQYYPDKALYRSEITYNDDAMINVLNILQDIVTQKNDFEVVNPAYIKKAETAIAKGIDCIIKTQVKQHGTLTIWAAQYDKDSMLPAKARAFEPASLSTSESAGIVRFLMRLKNPSPEVKNAIAAAVKWFDTYKIAGYRFDRNKNTSALVADNTSMTWARFYDIEKNTPIFGDRDNTIKTKLEELSPERRNGYAWYGNWGQKLIEKEYPKWLSTSGK comes from the coding sequence ATGAAAATAAAAATATGGTTAACCCTGGTCTGTAGCAGCTTCATGCTATCGTGTTATGCGCAGCAGCCTACCGATTCTACAGCAGATAAAATGCTTGTATATCAATTAGGCAATGGCGGCTGGCCAAAGCAACTCGAAGATAAAAGCGTGGTGAACTACGGAGCAACCTTAACACCTGAGCTTTTGGCCAGGATAAAAGCAACGAAAGATTTACACGCCACGTTCGATAACAAAGCCACCAGCAGAGAAGTGCTATACCTCGTTCAAGCGTATAAAAAAACACAGAATAAGGCTTATTTAACGGCAGCTGAAAAAGGATTGGATTATATTTTAGTCGCGCAATATGCGAATGGTGGTTGGCCGCAGTATTATCCTGATAAAGCTTTGTACCGCTCAGAAATTACCTACAATGATGATGCAATGATTAATGTGCTTAATATCTTACAGGATATCGTCACACAGAAAAATGATTTTGAGGTTGTAAATCCAGCTTACATCAAAAAAGCAGAAACGGCCATTGCAAAAGGTATTGATTGCATTATCAAAACACAGGTAAAACAGCATGGAACTTTAACTATCTGGGCTGCGCAATACGATAAAGACTCAATGTTGCCTGCAAAAGCAAGAGCATTTGAGCCGGCTTCATTAAGCACGAGTGAATCGGCAGGTATTGTCCGTTTTCTGATGAGGCTTAAAAATCCATCGCCTGAAGTCAAAAATGCAATTGCTGCTGCAGTGAAATGGTTCGATACCTATAAAATTGCGGGTTATCGTTTCGATCGGAATAAAAATACTTCAGCTTTGGTTGCCGATAACACGAGCATGACCTGGGCACGATTTTACGATATAGAGAAAAACACCCCGATTTTCGGCGATCGTGACAACACCATTAAAACAAAATTAGAAGAGTTAAGTCCTGAGCGGCGAAACGGCTATGCCTGGTATGGCAACTGGGGCCAAAAATTAATCGAAAAGGAATACCCGAAGTGGTTAAGCACAAGTGGAAAATAA
- a CDS encoding altronate oxidoreductase produces MILNKENLKNINGDKVIKPSAEILALPEKVIQFGTGVLLRGLPDYFIDKANQKGIFNGRVLVVKSTSKGGADAFSKQDNLYTLCVKGIEDGAHVEENSINASISRVLSASQDWAEILKAAHQPEMQVVISNTTEVGIVKSEDKITDNPPQSYPGKLLAFLHERYTAFNGSAESGMVIVPTELISDNADKLKEILLDLAIQNKLGWDFENWLKTANHFCKTLVDRIVPGKLPESAQKAIESELGYEDELMIMAEPFRLWAIESSSEKVKEILSFAKADKGVFIVPSIDKFKELKLRLLNGTHTISCGLAILAGFNTVKEAMANEDFSANVLKLMKDEIAPVVVNEDITYDEAIAFAKSVVDRFSNPSLEHQWQAITLNFTSKMQMRNMPLIRRYYALKNEVPQLTALGVAAYILFMNVNQDGDTYTASANGKTYPVQDEFAEILYEYWKNPETVVDNTLGDRRLWDKNLNNYPGFNAAVKSYVDLLQNKGAKETLSNLHSERTI; encoded by the coding sequence ATGATTTTAAACAAAGAAAATTTAAAAAATATTAACGGCGATAAGGTGATCAAACCAAGTGCCGAAATTTTGGCTTTACCAGAAAAAGTAATCCAGTTTGGAACAGGTGTTTTACTACGTGGTTTACCTGATTATTTTATTGATAAAGCCAACCAGAAAGGAATTTTTAATGGTCGTGTGTTAGTGGTTAAATCCACTTCAAAAGGTGGTGCTGATGCATTTTCGAAACAGGATAATTTATACACACTTTGTGTAAAAGGGATCGAAGATGGTGCTCATGTAGAAGAAAATTCTATCAACGCTTCAATCAGCCGTGTTTTATCAGCTTCACAAGACTGGGCAGAGATTTTAAAAGCCGCTCACCAGCCCGAAATGCAGGTTGTTATTTCGAATACAACTGAAGTTGGGATTGTTAAAAGTGAAGATAAAATCACTGATAACCCGCCACAGTCGTATCCAGGAAAATTATTGGCTTTTCTGCACGAAAGATATACTGCATTTAATGGTTCGGCAGAAAGCGGGATGGTTATTGTGCCAACAGAATTAATTAGTGACAATGCGGATAAACTGAAAGAAATTTTGCTTGATCTTGCCATTCAGAACAAACTGGGCTGGGATTTCGAAAACTGGTTAAAAACAGCCAATCATTTTTGCAAGACTTTGGTGGATAGGATTGTTCCAGGAAAACTTCCGGAATCAGCGCAAAAAGCCATCGAAAGCGAATTGGGTTATGAAGATGAATTGATGATTATGGCCGAACCTTTCAGGCTTTGGGCTATTGAATCATCAAGCGAAAAAGTGAAAGAAATTTTATCTTTTGCAAAGGCCGATAAGGGTGTTTTCATTGTTCCGTCAATCGACAAATTTAAAGAACTAAAACTCCGCTTACTTAACGGCACACATACCATTAGTTGTGGATTAGCAATCCTGGCAGGTTTCAATACGGTAAAAGAGGCGATGGCGAATGAAGATTTCTCGGCTAATGTATTAAAACTGATGAAAGATGAAATTGCGCCTGTTGTGGTAAATGAAGATATCACTTATGATGAAGCAATTGCTTTTGCGAAAAGTGTAGTCGACCGTTTCAGTAACCCTTCCCTTGAGCATCAGTGGCAGGCCATTACGCTAAACTTCACCTCAAAAATGCAAATGCGTAATATGCCTTTGATCAGAAGATATTATGCTTTAAAAAATGAAGTTCCTCAACTTACCGCTTTAGGGGTTGCCGCATATATTCTTTTTATGAATGTAAACCAGGATGGCGATACTTACACCGCCAGTGCAAACGGTAAAACTTATCCGGTGCAGGATGAATTTGCAGAAATTTTATACGAATACTGGAAGAATCCGGAAACGGTTGTAGATAATACCCTTGGCGACAGGCGTCTTTGGGATAAAAACCTGAATAATTACCCCGGCTTTAACGCGGCCGTAAAATCTTACGTTGACTTATTACAGAACAAGGGTGCAAAAGAAACTTTAAGTAACTTGCATTCAGAAAGGACAATTTAA
- a CDS encoding glucuronyl hydrolase encodes MKRSILYTAAALIGFSILSQSGFAQKKLSEQLTLTAMEKLWQDTTVLKGPKGPRWSYDMGVVLEGAAAVWRNTGDGKYFKYIQSSMDAYLDKEGNITTYKSEDFNIDNIKNGRSLLLLYKVTGQQKYLLAATKLYDQLQKQPRTQEGGFWHKKIYPNQMWLDGLYMGEPFYAEYARLMKKEAAFDDIAKQFILMEKNSRDVKTGLLYHGYDESRTEQWADKKTGRSPNFWARAMGWYIMALVDVLDNFPANHPQRKELIAILNRTATAAVKYQDQKSGVWFDILDMPTRKGNYLESSASSMFVYGLAKGVRKGWLAPSFMAAANKGYAGLKKEFVEQAGAERINLTKTVSVSGLGGKPKYRDGSFDYYISEKVITNDPKGVGSFICAASEMEIDQLPKPGKGLTVTVDNFFNNEYMAGPTGDKIPFHYVWEEDDNNGFSLFGKVFNDAGVKTATLKTAPTTANLKGSNIYIIVDPDTEKETANPNFMNAAHAKQVSEWVKAGGVLVLLLNDVGNCEISKFNVLPETFGIHFNEDSRNKVQGSNFEQGAVKIPVGNSIFKTAKKVYIKEISTIVAKSPAVSALTDNGDVLIATAKYGKGTVFAVGDPWFYNEYIDGRKLPADFENFKATNDLVNWLIKQVPGKK; translated from the coding sequence ATGAAGAGATCAATTCTATATACAGCAGCTGCCCTCATCGGTTTTTCTATTTTATCACAAAGTGGATTTGCCCAAAAGAAATTATCAGAACAGTTAACCTTAACTGCGATGGAAAAACTTTGGCAGGATACGACCGTTTTAAAAGGACCAAAAGGACCGAGATGGTCTTACGACATGGGTGTGGTACTGGAAGGTGCTGCAGCGGTTTGGCGTAATACAGGCGATGGGAAATATTTCAAATACATTCAAAGTTCGATGGATGCCTATTTGGATAAAGAAGGAAATATCACCACCTACAAATCAGAAGATTTTAATATCGATAACATTAAAAATGGCCGTTCGTTATTATTGTTGTACAAAGTTACCGGGCAGCAGAAATACCTGTTAGCGGCAACTAAATTGTACGATCAGCTACAAAAGCAGCCACGCACCCAGGAAGGTGGCTTTTGGCACAAGAAAATTTACCCAAACCAGATGTGGCTGGATGGTTTGTACATGGGAGAACCGTTTTATGCGGAATATGCCAGGCTGATGAAAAAAGAAGCCGCTTTCGACGATATTGCTAAACAATTTATCCTGATGGAGAAAAATTCCCGCGATGTTAAAACGGGATTACTTTATCACGGTTACGATGAAAGCAGAACAGAGCAATGGGCGGATAAAAAAACAGGCCGCTCACCAAATTTTTGGGCCAGGGCAATGGGTTGGTACATCATGGCTTTGGTAGATGTGCTGGATAATTTCCCAGCTAATCATCCTCAGCGGAAAGAATTAATCGCCATTTTAAACCGTACGGCAACCGCTGCTGTGAAATATCAGGATCAAAAATCAGGTGTATGGTTTGATATTTTAGATATGCCAACCAGAAAAGGAAACTACCTGGAAAGTTCGGCTTCGAGCATGTTTGTATATGGCCTGGCCAAAGGTGTACGTAAGGGTTGGCTGGCGCCATCGTTTATGGCGGCTGCAAATAAAGGTTATGCCGGTTTAAAGAAAGAATTTGTTGAACAAGCGGGAGCAGAAAGAATAAACCTGACCAAAACTGTATCCGTATCGGGATTGGGTGGAAAACCCAAATATCGCGATGGAAGTTTCGACTATTACATCAGCGAAAAGGTAATCACCAACGATCCGAAAGGCGTAGGCTCATTTATCTGTGCAGCTTCAGAAATGGAAATCGATCAGTTACCAAAACCAGGCAAAGGGTTAACCGTTACCGTTGATAATTTCTTCAATAACGAGTACATGGCTGGTCCTACCGGAGATAAAATCCCTTTTCATTATGTATGGGAAGAAGATGATAACAATGGCTTTTCCTTATTCGGTAAAGTATTTAATGATGCCGGGGTTAAAACCGCTACCCTTAAAACGGCACCAACAACAGCAAATTTAAAAGGCAGCAACATTTATATTATTGTAGATCCAGATACCGAAAAGGAAACGGCAAATCCAAATTTCATGAATGCTGCACATGCCAAACAGGTTAGCGAATGGGTTAAGGCCGGAGGGGTATTAGTGCTCTTGTTAAACGATGTGGGCAATTGTGAAATTTCTAAATTCAATGTGCTGCCAGAAACTTTCGGAATCCATTTTAATGAGGATAGCCGCAACAAGGTTCAAGGTTCGAACTTTGAGCAAGGTGCTGTAAAAATCCCGGTCGGAAATTCAATTTTTAAAACCGCCAAAAAAGTTTACATCAAAGAAATCTCGACTATCGTAGCCAAAAGCCCTGCGGTTTCGGCCTTAACAGATAATGGAGACGTGCTTATTGCAACAGCTAAATATGGTAAGGGAACTGTTTTCGCTGTGGGTGATCCATGGTTCTATAACGAGTATATCGATGGCAGGAAATTGCCCGCAGATTTTGAAAACTTTAAGGCAACGAACGATCTGGTAAACTGGTTGATTAAACAGGTTCCGGGTAAAAAGTAA
- a CDS encoding pectin esterase, producing the protein MKAIILFFLVAISLTANALETKADFVVAADGSGNFKTVQEAINAVPDFRNKITVILIKKGIYKEKLILAASKKNVRFIGESVNETILTYDDYAQKKNVFGEEKGTSGSSSFYIYGEGFSAENITFENSSGPVGQAVAVWAGGDKLIFTNCRFLGFQDTLYTYGGNNRQYYKNCYIEGTVDFIFGASTAWFESCTIFCKKAGYITAASTADTTKFGYVLNKCKIKGDAPANSFYLGRPWRPYAKVAYLNCELPDLIRPEGWNNWGKESNEKTAYYAEYKSSGKGADPEKRANWSHQLTDNEYKTYILENVFRGWDPEVK; encoded by the coding sequence ATGAAAGCAATCATCCTGTTTTTTCTTGTGGCGATTTCATTGACCGCAAATGCCCTTGAAACCAAAGCAGACTTTGTCGTAGCCGCCGATGGAAGCGGAAACTTTAAAACGGTGCAGGAAGCCATCAATGCCGTACCCGATTTCAGGAACAAAATCACTGTCATCTTGATCAAAAAAGGCATTTATAAGGAAAAACTGATTTTGGCCGCTTCTAAAAAGAATGTGCGGTTTATCGGCGAAAGTGTAAACGAAACCATTTTAACTTATGATGACTACGCCCAGAAGAAGAATGTTTTTGGTGAAGAAAAAGGCACTTCGGGTTCTTCCAGCTTTTATATCTACGGCGAAGGCTTTTCTGCGGAGAACATCACTTTCGAAAATTCATCAGGTCCGGTAGGGCAAGCCGTTGCGGTTTGGGCAGGAGGTGATAAATTAATTTTCACCAACTGCAGGTTTCTAGGCTTTCAGGATACACTTTATACCTACGGAGGCAACAACCGCCAATACTATAAAAACTGTTACATCGAAGGAACGGTTGATTTTATTTTCGGGGCTTCAACGGCCTGGTTCGAAAGCTGCACCATTTTCTGCAAAAAGGCGGGGTATATCACAGCAGCATCAACTGCTGATACTACAAAATTTGGTTATGTATTAAACAAATGCAAAATCAAAGGAGATGCACCAGCCAATAGTTTCTACCTGGGCAGACCATGGAGGCCTTATGCAAAAGTTGCCTACCTCAATTGCGAACTGCCAGATTTAATCCGCCCTGAAGGCTGGAACAACTGGGGCAAAGAAAGCAATGAGAAAACGGCCTATTATGCTGAATATAAAAGCAGTGGAAAAGGAGCCGATCCGGAAAAAAGGGCAAATTGGTCGCACCAATTAACAGATAATGAATATAAGACCTACATTTTGGAAAACGTTTTCCGTGGATGGGATCCAGAGGTGAAATAA